The Amblyraja radiata isolate CabotCenter1 chromosome 1, sAmbRad1.1.pri, whole genome shotgun sequence genome contains a region encoding:
- the LOC116976921 gene encoding toll-like receptor 6 produces the protein MSNTTSFIAWISIFKVGCSLCFPAENNIVINNSSSSLIVVPSNLRKQTKILDLSQNNIRKIHIQDFASLEWLRSLNLSINRISNVANASFRFNRKLECLDLSRNELSNIECHFLNNITSLKYFDISSNRFLSLTLGKAFGFLKNLEYLGLGSREAIKLQKNDLKEISRNQLQEVSIGLKYLSEYELGTLLVLRTTKLHIVLPSAGTSALLNKVLHDAFTSSDTLKLSNIDCSQTCDNYINGFKALGNVRISTLLLEDLTLSWLQFTSILVPIWDTRIKNLSIMNLTLNCIRSAFQHSDRVLETLIFRRIGSSVFYSKLSLYYDFFFKLKVVNLTISNSGMNIIACPEQGNYFKFIDLTDNSITSDFFFQDCKTLNLLETLILQQNELHQFYKLSTMTRYMKSLKHLDASQNKLTLDEKTNCLWTNSLKKLNLSSNRLTDLIFTCLPSNLEVLDVEKNNIYIVPQGVNNLEMLRELYLGSNKLVRLPECSNFRNLEILYVEGNSYQEPSSHFLQNCSRLTKLNAASNPFACTCHLRDFSRIKENTQVELVGWPESYQCIYPVNLRGTLLKDFYLSEVMCNPVLLLLIILSSITVLAVVMGLTCHFLDLPWYLRMIYQWTQVKRRVMKTDLQQLHENCVYHAFVSYSEQDSGWVKEQLLPNLEERENPFRICLHERHFIPGKGIIQNIISCIEKSYKSIFILSPNFVQSEWCHYELYFAQHRVLSEQSNNLILIVLEPIPQYMIPSKYYKLKSLMAKKTYLEWPVDKSKQRLFWANLQAAIGIKITAETEETLL, from the coding sequence ATGTCGAACACCACGTCCTTCATCGCTTGGATTTCTATTTTTAAAGTAGGTTGTAGTTTGTGTTTTCCTGCAGAAAACAACATTGTGATAAACAATTCATCTTCGTCACTGATAGTTGTTCCAAGCAACTTACGAAAACAGACTAAAATACTGGATTTATCACAAAACAACATCAGGAAGATCCATATCCAGGACTTTGCTTCTCTTGAATGGTTGAGAAGTTTAAACCTGTCCATCAATAGGATCAGCAATGTAGCGAATGCATCCTTCAGGTTTAATCGAAAGCTAGAGTGTTTAGACCTTTCCAGGAATGAACTTTCAAACATTGAATGCCATTTTTTGAATAATATTACATCTCTCAAATATTTCGATATTTCTTCTAATCGTTTTCTGAGCCTAACACTTGGGAAAGCATTTGGGTTCTTGAAAAATCTGGAATATTTAGGGCTAGGCAGTAGGGAAGCAATAAAGTTACAAAAAAATGATCTGAAAGAAATATCAAGGAACCAGTTGCAAGAAGTTTCAATTGGATTAAAATATTTATCAGAATATGAGTTGGGTACTTTACTGGTTTTGAGAACAACAAAACTCCACATAGTTTTGCCATCTGCTGGCACATCGGCTTTACTTAACAAAGTGTTGCATGATGCCTTCACATCTTCTGATACTTTGAAATTATCAAACATTGATTGCTCCCAAACATGCGACAATTATATAAATGGCTTTAAAGCACTAGGGAATGTAAGGATTAGCACGTTGTTGTTGGAAGATCTAACACTGTCATGGCTACAATTCACCAGCATACTTGTGCCTATTTGGGATACAAGGATTAAAAATCTAAGCATTATGAATTTAACATTGAATTGTATAAGATCTGCATTTCAGCACTCAGACAGAGTACTGGAAACACTGATTTTCAGAAGAATTGGAAGCTCTGTATTCTACTCCAAATTATCACTTTATTATGACTTCTTTTTCAAATTAAAGGTAGTAAATCTTACCATTTCTAATTCAGGCATGAACATCATTGCTTGTCCAGAGCAAGGAAATTATTTTAAGTTCATAGACCTTACAGATAATTCAATtaccagtgattttttttttcaagattGCAAAACCCTGAATTTGTTGGAGACTCTTATTTTGCAGCAGAACGAGTTGCATCAATTTTACAAATTGAGTACCATGACGCGATATATGAAATCGCTTAAACATTTGGATGCGAGTCAAAACAAACTTACTCTTGATGAGAAGACAAATTGTCTTTGGACTAACAGCTTGAAAAAACTGAACCTGTCTTCAAACAGACtgacagatttgatttttacatgtTTACCCAGTAACCTTGAAGTCCTTGAtgtggagaaaaataatatttatattGTGCCCCAAGGGGTAAACAACCTGGAAATGCTGAGGGAATTATACCTTGGCTCTAATAAACTGGTTAGACTTCCTGAATGCAGCAACTTTAGAAATCTTGAGATTTTGTACGTCGAAGGAAATTCATATCAAGAACCTTCCAGTCATTTCCTTCAAAATTGTTCAAGGCTgacaaaactaaatgctgcctcaaaCCCATTTGCATGCACCTGTCATCTAAGAGATTTCAGCCGGATTAAGGAAAATACCCAAGTAGAGTTGGTGGGTTGGCCGGAGTCATATCAGTGCATCTACCCAGTGAATCTCAGAGGAACTCTGTTGAAAGATTTTTATTTATCAGAAGTGATGTGCAACCCAGTTCTCTTATTGCTGATTATACTGAGTAGCATTACTGTATTAGCAGTTGTAATGGGATTGACATGTCATTTTTTGGATTTGCCTTGGTATTTGAGGATGATTTATCAATGGACGCAAGTGAAACGAAGGGTGATGAAGACTGACCTCCAGCAATTACATGAAAATTGTGTCTATCATGCTTTTGTGTCCTATAGTGAGCAGGATTCTGGGTGGGTTAAAGAACAACTATTGCCAAACCTGGAAGAGAGAGAAAACCCATTTCGGATCTGTCTCCATGAAAGACATTTTATTCCCGGCAAAGGCATTATTCAAAATATAATCAGTTGTATAGAGAAGAGTTACAAGTCAATATTTATTTTATCACCCAACTTTGTTCAGAGCGAATGGTGTCAttatgaactttattttgcccagCACCGGGTACTAAGTGAACAGTCTAACAACTTGATATTGATTGTTTTAGAACCAATCCCTCAATACATGATCCCATCCAAATATTATAAACTAAAATCACTTATGGCAAAGAAGACATACTTAGAATGGCCTGTGGACAAAAGCAAACAGAGACTATTCTGGGCCAATTTACAGGCAGCAATAGGAATAAAAATAACAGCTGAAACTGAGGAAACGTTACTGTGA